A window of Onychomys torridus chromosome 15, mOncTor1.1, whole genome shotgun sequence genomic DNA:
TTTAATTCTGTATAAAGCATCTTCAGATCAAAAAGTGCTAATTTGAAGATTCACATTTTTAACAGAGATAAGTGACTTTCAATTATAAAATCCCAAGTAGAGTCGCTAATTTACTGTAAACTGTTACAAAGATAATGAACACAGAATACCTAATGATGATTCACCTAATGAGTGATTAAATATCTTTAATGTATCCAAATATCTGTTTGTAGTCAtgctaaatacaaatgaattCATTTGCAGAGACAATATTGGAGGAAGAGACCAATTTGTACCTTCTATTATACAGGCCAGTGTACATGTTATCCAAGTTAAGCAAAAAGCaggcaacacaaaacaaatttaaggTTAACTTTTTGCTTAATAGGGAATaatatttatagtgatattttatttgtattgaaatgtgattttatttatatgttaataaagttgccttgaggtcagagcaagccatagcagaagcctggtggtggtggtgcacacctttaatcccagcacttgggaggcagagctaggcggatctctgtgtgctcaaggacacagccagcatggcagacacatgcctttaatctcaataccaaccatagaagacctggaggtctgtacaaacaggcagtaatgaggaggtcatgtggctgggtttacaaccaatgagaaaacagaacagaaagtctttaaatagacaggacgcacagaagtaggactggcggagaggaagaaccgcagaagcactgaagggtaaggttttccgctcttgctctgacctcgtggtttttaactctgcaatcagttctgtgtttcttatttaacaagccggttacatctacaaatattcaaatatgaagTATACTTAAAAAACTggttattgggctggagagatggctcagaggttaaaagcacttcttgctcttccaaaggtcctgagttcaattcccagcaaccacatggtggctcacaaccatctgtaatgagatctggtgccctcttctggcctgcagggatatgtgcaaacagaacactgtatacataataaataaatatatctttaaaaaaactggTTATTGAAATTGAATGCTTAAATAAAAAGTGTTAAATCCATACTACAGGTACATGGCAGGATACATCAAGGATCAAATAGCACACTTACCATCCTATGGGACACAGACCATACAAGAGTAAGTGGCATACTAGCCTCATCACAGAATAAGGATGCATAGGGAATAGGACTTGCCAGAATCTGCTGCTCCTGTCTCCCTCTGGCCTGAAAACCAGTCCAGGAAGTCCTATTCATTATCTGTAAGGAAGATGAATGTCCCATGTCCCACAAGACAGGATGGATTCTCTCATGCTGTAGAGGATCTTAGATTTTGCACCCGCATCTGAAATGTCTCAAGCAATGGAGACACTCATTGCAATCACTCTGCACTCAATGTATTATGAACTGATGTTGAGTATCCTATGTATAGGGGAACCTTGTACCTATACCTGGCACCCAAATGGTATGGGAACTACATGCTAGTTCAAATGGTCATGCTCCTTCCCCCGGCTTTCAATATTCCCCCTCTTAACAAAGCTAACCCCAGATTTGAGATGTCAATGGCTGATTGTGAAGGAGTCTTCAGCAAAGTGGTAGATAATGTATGACAGAGCCTCTGCCACAGGGCCAGTCAGCACAGCAGGATGAACTATGGACACTCATTTAAACTAAGTTGCATGTGCAATGGATGGACCCACCACAGCCAGGTAAGACAAGAAAAACCatctgaggaggaggagtcaTGGAATGTGAAAGTTCATCCAAACCCCTCTGAGTCACCTTCCAGAGACATCTGGGATGTTCTTCAGCCCTGCTCCATTACAAACCAGGAAAACAATGGACCTATACACACATGGAGAAAGTTTAAAGAAGTCAACAAGAGACATTTAGAAGAAGGGACCATGAGGTCTTTTCtcccattggactcctggaaaTATGAGCCATAATGCTTCCTTCAGGGATAGCAACAATAGCAACCGAGGACTAGACtctgaaacaaaacatttcagTAGCCATCATATATCTGGAAATGCCaggtttataaataaatttacttGATGTCTTCAATGACTTATGTAGGGCTATATCCAAGGAACAGTTATTCCTTGTAGATGATATacttaactgaagaaaaaaaaatggagccttACAGCTCAGTAAAAGGCCTAAATGTATTACCTGCTGAGAAAGAGAGGCACACATTTCCTGTTACCATAGCTGGTTTGTAGGACCAAGGCTGAACACCTCACTCCCAGGCATCCCAGGACCTCTCATCCTTCTCTCCCTAGGTCTAGTAGTCTCACTCTGTATTACTTTGTGGAAAAGCAAAGCAGCCTCTGTTTAGTCAGTGGACCCAGTAGCCAACAACCCCTTATCAAATAAGTCAATGCTCTGACTCTTCCCTAAGACCAGTGGGGAATGAACTGTCCACGGTGGCTCTGGTTTGTCTGAGTTATATCCAACTGCTCCCCTCCCTAGAATTGTTTTCATCAACAGAACTGAAACTGTTGACCTATCACTGCTGCTTCTCTGTGATGGAATTGCAGGTTTGGATATATAAACCCAATCATGCCTCACTTCAGTGTAGAAATCTTTCCAGCATGGGCCTACACTAAACTCcaacaaataaatgacttttctgcatagAGTAACATTTCCCTGAGTCTTACATTACAATGTAGTCTCAAGAAAAAGATAAACCTTGGAAGTCACTGCAAATACACGAACAGCTCACCACTGGGGAATTATCAAGCTTAAGAGACTTAAAACATCATAAACATCCGAGAGATGTCCTTTGACAACAATGGCAAGGAGAGACCTAAAGAATTAGCTCCATAATCATGTTTCAATGCAGATGGAAAAGCCTGCCTTTGTTGAACATTTGGACCTCTAATCTGTTCCTGACCCCCCATTCCTACACACCTGAATGCTCAGTGGCTGTTGCTTGTCTCTTCACACCTGAAGACCCTTGTCTTTGCTCCAGAAATGTCACCAGGAATGGCTTAGAGACAGCAAGACCTGTTTGTCAGAAAAGGGGACAAGATTGTTTAAGTGTTCTACTAGGAACTGGCATGTCCTTTCTAGTACAGTGTTTATAAGAGATAATACAATAAATGACTGCAGACAAGCAGgtctttaaatgttttctgaCTGTATTACTATAGTAGAGAAATTTACAGTGTCCAGATTCTCAGTcttatttaaagggaaaaacattAGAACTGAATTATAAGACACGTTAATTAACAAGTGTGCTCCATGCCTCATGCTATTGAATTTCGAAAAAGTCCCATGGAAGTGAAGGAAACATGCATCCAACACTGACAGTtcaaacacacaccaaaaaagaaaatcattgaaaTGTTTCTTAGATATGGAGCAATGTCTATAATTTTTCTTAAGGTGAAGAATATGAAACTCACTGTTGAAAAGCACAAGGTGCCATGAGATATGTACAAAGTGAGGAAGCTACATGTTGATGGTGAAATAAGAATTCACTATGGATGAGATCCTCACCAAGGAACACAaggttgctgtaattctccaacatcacatcccTGTACAAGTTCCACTGAGAAGGCTCTAGACATTCCCACTCCTCTGGAGAGAAATCAACGGCTACATCCCAGAAGGACAGCATTTCCTGAAATAAAGATGAACAAATGACATcacacttttaattaattaaaaccacCAATAAGAATATAAATACCAAGATGCATCAGGCTGGATAGTTCTCCAGCTAGGGTCATTTGAGATGACAGAAacataattgagaaaatgcctccctaagactgTCTTGTAGCAAAGCCTaggtggcattttcttaattagtaattgatatgACACAGCACAGCCCATTATGGGTGATGTCCACCCTGGGCAGGTTGTCCGATATGGTATAGGAAAGCAGAATAATGTGTAGCAGTGTGATACGCTTGtattatacaacacacacacacacacacacacacacacacacacacacacacatttcttagaggagaaaaaaatggtgAGGGAGAAGGAAATCTCAACACTTCATATGCACAACCATCAACATGCAGAATAATACAGGAAGAACTCACAGAAGAGATAGGTGTGAACATATGAACAAATCAACTACAGGACTAAGGCCACTATTGGAGAACTTAGAACAGAACAAACATCTCTCTGGTCTTTAGTCATTTttcactttctgtcttttctctgacaGGTATTGATCAATGTGTTTATGATATTCCTAAAATGTTTTCCATATATTACACCTGTTTGTCAGTGTGCTGTAGCTGAGAAATATATTTGCTGATGCTATTATCTTATTTCAAAATTTTCTAACTTCAGATTTCTGTCTTTCATATCTTATTGAATAAAGGCCCAGAATGATCTATGGGAATAGCCctacattatttttcctttttattaatacATGAAAATTATCAGCAACTTAAGTATTAATGGGgtattttgtaataattttaGGAGTAAACTTGGATGATTTTCTCATGCTCATCTACTCAAACACTATAAATCAGGCTTCAGAAAAATACTTTACATAATGTTTACACACATCCAGCATTAGGAGGACAAGTACTGTGAGCACAAATTGCCCTCTTATCACACTGTTCCAGAGCACCTATTGTTTAGTAAGTCCCTAAGATTCAGTTTCCTGATGTCCCTGGCTGGTGGGAAAAATTGTTGTATCTCCAACTTCTGTGAGTTACATTGATAGCATGTAGCCTATCAATGTGATCAATTGGTACTTAACTTTCTCTGCCTGAAATAATTTCCAGTTTCACCCATATCATCACAACTGACTAGactggtttgtttttctgaaaactGGTGCAATTAAAGTATATCATTCCCCTCTTCCTCATTCCAACTTCTTTCTTGTCCATCTCAAATGTATGACATCTTCTTCTTTATTATGGTTAATACAAACACATGACTATATACATATGAAAGGCCGATTCTGTCCAGgttgcctgtatgtgtgttttgagatCTGACTCTTCACACGGGATGAACAGTGAGTGggttcatccctggggaagactaattctccttctctcagcagttCTTTGGTGCAGGATCACACGAGACTGCCATCTACAGGGTGCTATATGTACATTGATGTTTTCATTGTTCAGGCAGTATGTTGTGGGTCGCCATTCCAACCTTGGCCTGGAGGTTCCAAccaccattgaggctttggtaatggtcatgcctacaaggcggggaggagagaggatgtgaagacccaggatcaagaggagaggtcttgcttggttctgggaccctggacgctggaggtagactgagcaaagttctccagagaacatggccagactgtgccatatctttgccagaccctacaacctatcccttcatttgtaagttaccccacaaaataaacctcccttttaactacgtggagtggccttaataatttcaccaatatctggcgcccaacatggggcacctTCTAGTACTATGAAAAACTTGTCCTTAGGTTGGAGGCTCTCAGGTAGGACTCAGAACATTGTGCCTGAAGTACATGGTGTTTTCAGCACTAGGAGGGGGTGGGGCATGCTCTCAAGACTTTGGCGCAGAGGAAAGGTCTACTCTGTAAAGAATGATTACActgaaaatgtcttttaataaaGGGCAGACTTAAGCAGCAATGAGGAGGCCAATACATGTTCAAATAACAAGCAGGCCAGATAAACTTGGTGAATAGAACACCCTTTAATTTCTCAAGGGAAAAGCAACTGAACTGTGTTGAAAGCACCTTTGGAGCATGTAGACCATGTCCCCACCTTTACAACTAAGtgagaaaaaaaacccagaaaacaaagaTTCCACTCTTTTTAACTATTAATTTCCAAGAGTAGGGGAAATGAACGACCATGGAGAATGGCAAGAGTCCAGACAGAGTGACGATGGAAGGCACTTCTATGAGAGAACTAGAGCAGGCCCCCACTGGAGAACTCACTGCAGGGGTCACCACTAAAGGAGCACAGCTCAGCGACAAAAGTTTAAATTACATATGGAATGTGTCAGCAGAAATTCACCACAAATAGTTCTTAAGTCAGCAATGTGCTGATTGCATGGATTTATCATGGTGCTCACTGTAAGAAACATGAAATGAACATAGAAAGTATTTCTCATGACCATCAAGTATGTTTAAATGTTTCTGGATACAGACTCTGGCTCGGAATTTGCTATGAAGCAAAGGACCACCAGAGGTCTTGTCCTCCCATCACAAATGCAGAGATGACAGGGATGTGCAATAGAGTAGACTGGAGTTTATTCTCTATCACAGGTCTGTTTACTTTAaatcacatgaatacacacacaggtCTGTGAGTTCTTCCTCACCCTGCTGACCTGACACAAAAGCCTGGCACTGGAACCCAAAGccatgtgaggtttttttttttgttttttttttttttttttgttttttttttttttacttgttccTAGGGACCCTGCTTCGGGACTACCTCAACGAGCTCAAGGCAAGATCAGGATATGTTGACACAACCATTTAGGGCCAAGCAGACATCCTGTTGTTTTTACAGTTAGTCCATCCTACATTAAGGATGGAAGACCTTTCAAAGGTTAAGAAAACCCAGCCCTCCAGGTGAGGCCTGTAGTCAGCTTCTCCAGTTCCTTCTTCCTGCAGAcggtccctctgtgtgtgtggggggggggggggggggatgtacgTTCTCTCACCCCTAGTCAAAACTTTTCTATTGCAGCTGATTCTGGCAGATCTGTCTGCTGGTTCCAGAATTTCCCACCTGTAACCTTTTTCTcgtctcagattttttttttttcctttcttaattcttTCACTGGCAGAGAAGATGAACACGATCGAGTCCTCAAGATCGTTACACTAGGCAGCTACAGAGTTCAGGACGGACCAGACCCCGTTTGCTCTACAGACACTGAGAAATCTGACAGCGTccatgtgagatggctcagctagagAAGCATGCTTCCCCACCAGAGCTGCTCACTGAGCTCCCAGCTCCGCCTCAGGAgcaggcagtcagctgaccatCATTAGTTTGCAGTCCCGGACTTTGCGCTGCCAGGTTGCTCTCTTGTCCCAGAAGCCCAAGCCTTACTTGGCTGTCAAGCGGTGTCCTAAGGAAACTGTCACTCAGGGCACAGTCCCTAAGGCCCTCACCTTAGCCCAGACCTGCAATCTCACGTGACCCGGCCAGTTCATCACAGCACTCCAAGGCAGTTTCTTCCGCCCTCCTACCCAGCCTAGGTCCGCTCCCTCCAAGACGGACCCCGGCATCCCGCCCAGGGCCTGAGGCTGCGCTGCACCCTGGACCAACCTCCATGTCAGAGACGCAACAGGAATGCAGAGCAGGACAGGACTCTCCCCAACTTTGGGGAAGACACACCTATACAAAAACGAAAGCTGAACTGGAATTTCCTGGACGGCTCCTTGTGATGTCACAATCGCATGGACTACATATCCCAGAATTCTGTGCAGACATCTACCCAGAAGCCTAGtgtggttcttttgttttttcgtATCTTTTTTCCCACCCCCTGTTCTTGAACTTGTACTCTGCTTTCTGTTGTCTTTACTCTGGTAGTTAGCTCTTGACTctaatgagactttgtcttaatACAGAGTACTAGAAATAAATAATCGTTGTTCCTCTGTATTGAACCTCTGTGTGAGCCATACATAGATGAGCCTCCGAGTTTTTGTGTGAACTTTGAAACCCGTGTAGTGAAGTTAGTTTGGTCGGGGACACAGAGGGCATACAAAGCATTGAACAAAAGTCCAACTCCCTAACATTTATTTGCAACAAACTCCCATAATCCATCGCGGGACTTTCCCACCAATCCTTAAGTCCTTGTAAATCTTTCAGATGTTAAAATACATAAGAAATTCAGCTTTAGTGGGAACACTACTAGTATTTTACCAATATCAACCTGGCTTTTCACCAACTCAGGTACATACACACTGTTATTAGTTCATGCTTATGTCCCCTGCTCCCATCCCACCTGGAGGGATACGGCCCCTGTCTCAAACAGGTGTGTGTAACGACCACTCGCCTATTATCCATTATTGGAATTCCCTCTTGTTTGATCTGTTTTGTTCAATTTCCTTTGCCTTCTGATACTGAAACTCTTCCTATGCGACAGTATTTTGAAAGTCTTGAACTTACCTTTGTTTCTCAAAATCAGGACACAGAAATGCTGATTTCTAAAATACAAAGATATCAGAAGTATCAAATAATCTTATTGAAATTTGACAATCAAATACGTTACTATGCACCTTAACCTCTACTCTGGTAGCCTCAGAGAGTTTCACTTTCAACTCTTACTTGGAAAGGCAATCCATTCTCAATGTCCACTTAGACTGTAATAGTTGCCAGGATGCAACTAGTAATCTCAGACGAACCTTTATTAAGTGTCCGGTTACCTTAAAGCAACCCAGAGCAAGACACAGCTTGGAAACTTGGGCTGCTTCGCTGTGCTCTCACATCCTGAGGTGACGGAGGCCGGAAAGGACAGCCTGTGGGGCCTTCAGTAGGCTCCTGACGAGGAGCTGCCATGTTGGCAGTGGTGGAGCATCCATTCTGCACTTTTTTTTACCCTTCTGAAACCCCAGGCAACCAGTAGCTCAACCAGCCAGGGAGGCCAAGCCCCAATTCACAGTGGCTATGGGGTGTGGGACCACTTTTTCAATACTAGGGCTGTGTGGCTCTCCCAGAGAAGCTATACTGGGTTcgaatgctttcttttctttctttttttaaaagatttatttatttattatctacacagaagagggcaccagatctcattacagatggttgtgagccaccatgtggttgctgggaattgaactcatgacctctgaagagcagttggtgcttttaacctcagagccatctctccaaccctgcttTCACTTTCTATGGACTCTAAGCCTGCTTTTTCTGTGATTCGGTATTCCTTGTTCTTGAAATTCCTTTGCCTCAAGCCTATGGTCTGCCTTGGTTTTTGCCGGAATAAGCCTGGCTACTCTTATGTTTCTACTTTTccattacaaacaaacaaacaaacaaacaaacaacaacaacaacaacaacaaaaagttgtcTTTTGTGTATGGATACCATTAAAAATTAATTGCCTGTAGAGGCTCCAGAGGGGATGTGGTATAATCAGGATATCCTGACATGGCCTAAGTGGCTTCATGGCCCACTTCTTTTAGTTACTTtcaaaacttgatttttaaagaaggctctcgctgggcggtggtggcgcacgcctttaatcccagcactcgggaggcagagccaggcagatctctgtgagtccgaggccagactgtgctaccaagtaagttccaggaatggcacaaagctacacagagaaaccctgtcggggggggggggggggctgcctcAGAATCACATTTCTCGAGACAACCTGTCATTTGACAAAGTTTTACAACCAGTTACTTAAGCAGGGCCTGGTCACTGGAGCAGATGTAGCAGGGGAGACAATGGCAGCAGACAGTCAGCAAGTCTTTCCCCTCACATCCTTACGGTGTCACATAATGAGCCTGCAATTTACTCTGATAGGGTCTGTGTCTCATCCAAGGGAAACGGTGCTACCTGAGGCTGGGGGTGTCCTGTCATGTAAGAGGATTGTTAAATTAACACCTTTAGCACTAACACTCTATTTCCCAAACcaggacttttaaaaaatataattacacttggtttttaattttatgtgataTTAAACTATGTTTAAACTTGTTTTGAGGTGTGTGCTTTGGAATGTACTTCAATAGCATATACAGAGGACTATAGAATGAGAGACATAATGGGATTCTCCTTCCAATCTCATCTCTGTAAATAAGTTTCATTTGTACTTAGCATGACTAGAAACACAATTTTGGGCACAGTAGACACATTTAATCATTTATAAGTCAAGTGATTATTAAAGTTTAGGTTAATTACCATGTATTAACAATTTTTAGTAAATTAATAAACTTGAGATTGAGATGACTTTTTCATGTCTGTATCAACCTGCACCTACAGTGTTTCATACTTGATGATCACATATCCATTAATCAAATACACCCTTTCTGCTGAGTGAGTGCATGTGGCTTGGGTCCTTATTTCAATATGGATCCAAGTTTCTACGACATGACAGTTGGATTTAcgagaaaggaaagaagacattCTTTATTCTGGAACCAAATATAACTGAAAACGTATTCTGTTAACATTTCCAGGGGAGAAAAAGACTATTGCCCATTCAGCCCAGATTGTTATCAATTCAGACCATTTCATGAAAGTCCAACATGGTGAGAAATATCAGTCTATGGAACTTCTTACACACTCAGGCGGGGATGTTATTACAGGAGCTTGGGTAACACCACAGGGAAAAACAATAGTAACTATAACACAGCTCAGATCTCAGACTCCAGGAACCCAGTGGACAAAGTTAGGACATGGTAAAGGTTTCAGGGAACACTTACAGTTacacaagaaagagaagagactcATTAATCAAGACAAGTTTCAAACACACTGCTTGAACAAACTGTTGGAGGTTACAGCAAAGAGAAGTCTCCACTGTtctctgatgacatttgggcTGTTGGAAGTTAGATATTCCTGTTGACATTCAAAACAATTAATAATGATTAcgtttttaataattaataattcgCCATTATGGATTCATTTGAGTTGGATTAAGATCAGAATGATtagcaaagatttttaaaatacttcacaAACTCAGGGAATTTTATTCAGAATGAGTCATTTGATGTGTCTTAATGTCTGAAAAAGTAAACTTTTTAAGCCATTTGTAgatttctctcctgtatgaactATCATGTGTCGAGTAAGGCTATAAAGATTAACAAAGGGTTTGCCACACTCTGCACATTTGTAGGGATTGTCTTCAGTGTGAATTGCTTGATGTCGTCCAAGGCATGAAGATGAGGAAAAACatttgccacattcttcacactggTAGGATTTCTCTCTAGTATGAACTCTCTTGTGTCTCCTAAGAGCTGAGTGATAACGAAAGGCTTTgtgacattcttcacacttgtgtggtttctctccagtgtgaactgTTTGATGCTCCTGAAGGCTTGCAGAACAGGAAAACCTTTTGCCACATTCTACACACTTATAGGGATTGTCTTCAGAATGGAATGTTTGATGTCGTCTAAGGGATGAAGATGAGCAAAAACATCTGCCACATACTTCACACTTGTAGGGATTGTCTTCAGAGTGAATTGTTTGATGTCGTCTAAGACATGAAGATGAGGAAAAACATTTGCCACACTCTTCACACTGGTAGGGCTTCTCTCCACTATGAACTGTCTTGTGTATCCTAAGAGCTGAGTGATAACGAAAGGCTTTgtgacattcttcacacttgtatggtttctctccagtgtgaattgTGTGATATTCCTGAAGGCGTGCGTTGCATTCTTCATACTTGTCGGGATTTTCTCCAcaatgaattctttgatgttgcTTAAGGAATGAGGGATAGCAAAAGGatttgccacattcttcacacttatAGGGTTTTTCATCTGTATGATTTTTCTGGTGTATAAAAAGTGATGAGCGAGTATTGAAGGTCTTATGACATTCTGTACACATGTAGGGTTTGTTTCCAGTATGAAGTCTCTGGTGTATAGATAGGGTTTTTTGAGAACTAAGGGCCtttccacattcttcacacttgtagggtttctctccagaatgaattctttgatgttgcttcagcattgaaaaataatgaaatgatttgccacattcttcacacttgtggGCTTTTTCATCAATATGATTTTTCTGGTGTATAAAAAGTGATGCGCGAGTATTAAAGGTTTTATTACATTCTTTACATGTGTAGGATTTGTCTCCAGTATGAAGTCTCTGGTGTATAGAAAGTGTTTTGTGAGAACTAAGGGCCTTACCACATTCCTCACACTTGTAAGGTTTCTCCCCTGTATGATTTTTCTGGTGTTGAATAAGCAGTGATTTACAATCAATGACCTTGCTGTAATTGTTACAGTCATTGGGTGTTGTT
This region includes:
- the LOC118596403 gene encoding LOW QUALITY PROTEIN: zinc finger protein 58-like (The sequence of the model RefSeq protein was modified relative to this genomic sequence to represent the inferred CDS: deleted 1 base in 1 codon), whose amino-acid sequence is MLSFWDVAIEFSPEEWECLEPAQWNLYRDVMLENYSNLVFLGLAVSKPFLVAFLEQRRGPWDMKRQAAGTMHPGTTPNDCNNYSKVIDCKSLLIQHQKNHTGEKPYKCEECGKALSSHKTLSIHQRLHTGDKSYTCKECNKTFNTRASLFIHQKNHIDEKAHKCEECGKSFHYFSMLKQHQRIHSGEKPYKCEECGKALSSQKTLSIHQRLHTGNKPYMCTECHKTFNTRSSLFIHQKNHTDEKPYKCEECGKSFCYPSFLKQHQRIHCGENPDKYEECNARLQEYHTIHTGEKPYKCEECHKAFRYHSALRIHKTVHSGEKPYQCEECGKCFSSSSCLRRHQTIHSEDNPYKCEVCGRCFCSSSSLRRHQTFHSEDNPYKCVECGKRFSCSASLQEHQTVHTGEKPHKCEECHKAFRYHSALRRHKRVHTREKSYQCEECGKCFSSSSCLGRHQAIHTEDNPYKCAECGKPFVNLYSLTRHMIVHTGEKSTNGLKSLLFQTLRHIK